One window of the Klebsiella oxytoca genome contains the following:
- a CDS encoding ferritin-like domain-containing protein gives MNMKSIEDVFIHLLSDTYSAEKQLIRGLAKLARAASSEKLSAAFRAHLEETHGQIERIDQIVEQEENIKIKRIKCVAMEGLIEEANEVIESTEKNEVRDVALIAAAQKVEHYEIASYGTLASLAEQLGYKKAVKILAATLEEEKATDLKLTDLASGNINQNAQNK, from the coding sequence ATGAATATGAAGAGCATAGAAGACGTTTTTATTCATCTGCTATCGGATACATATAGTGCGGAAAAACAATTAATCCGCGGACTGGCTAAGTTGGCCAGAGCGGCATCAAGCGAAAAGCTTAGCGCTGCGTTCAGGGCCCACCTGGAGGAGACCCACGGACAAATTGAGCGTATCGACCAAATTGTGGAGCAAGAGGAAAATATAAAAATTAAACGCATAAAATGCGTGGCCATGGAGGGTCTTATTGAAGAAGCTAACGAGGTCATTGAGAGTACTGAGAAAAATGAAGTGCGTGATGTTGCGTTGATTGCCGCGGCGCAAAAAGTTGAACATTATGAAATCGCCAGCTATGGCACGCTCGCCTCGCTCGCAGAACAGCTTGGATATAAAAAAGCGGTAAAAATTTTAGCGGCAACGTTAGAGGAAGAAAAAGCCACCGATCTTAAATTAACCGATCTGGCGTCAGGTAATATTAATCAAAACGCACAAAATAAATAG
- the mdtK gene encoding MdtK family multidrug efflux MATE transporter: MQKYFIEARQLLALAIPVILAQVAQTAMGFVDTVMAGGYSATDMAAVAIGTSIWLPAILFGHGLLLALTPVIAQLNGSGRRDRIAHQVRQGFWLAGFVSILVMVVLWNAGYIISSMHNIDPAMADKAVGYLRALLWGAPGYLFFQVARNQCEGLAKTKPGMVMGFIGLLVNIPVNYIFIYGHFGMPELGGIGCGVATAAVYWVMFFSMLYWVRHARSMRDIHHTQRFSKPDFAVIQRLVQLGLPIALALFFEVTLFAVVALLVSPLGIVDVAGHQIALNFSSLMFVLPLSLAAAVTIRVGFRLGQGSTLEAQTSARTGVGVGVCMAVITAVFTILMRKQIALLYNDNPEVVTLASQLMLLAAIYQISDSIQVIGSGILRGYKDTRSIFFITFTAYWVLGLPSGYLLALTDIVVPRMGPAGFWCGFIIGLTSAAIMMMLRMRFLQRQPSSIILQRAAR; encoded by the coding sequence GTGCAGAAGTATTTTATTGAAGCGCGTCAGTTATTAGCACTGGCTATACCGGTTATTCTCGCCCAGGTCGCCCAAACTGCCATGGGCTTCGTCGATACCGTGATGGCGGGAGGCTACAGCGCCACGGATATGGCGGCGGTCGCTATCGGCACCTCCATCTGGCTACCGGCCATCCTTTTTGGCCACGGCCTGCTGTTGGCTCTGACGCCGGTTATTGCCCAATTGAATGGTTCCGGCCGTCGCGACCGTATTGCCCATCAGGTGCGTCAGGGATTCTGGCTGGCTGGCTTCGTTTCCATCCTGGTGATGGTCGTCCTGTGGAACGCCGGTTACATCATCAGCTCAATGCATAACATCGATCCGGCAATGGCCGATAAAGCCGTTGGCTACCTGCGTGCGCTGCTGTGGGGCGCCCCTGGCTACCTCTTCTTCCAGGTAGCCCGCAACCAGTGTGAAGGCCTCGCGAAAACCAAGCCAGGAATGGTAATGGGATTTATTGGCCTGCTGGTCAATATTCCGGTGAACTACATTTTTATCTACGGTCACTTCGGAATGCCGGAGCTCGGGGGAATTGGCTGCGGCGTGGCAACGGCAGCGGTTTATTGGGTCATGTTTTTCAGCATGCTCTACTGGGTTCGCCACGCGCGCTCGATGCGCGATATTCATCATACTCAACGCTTCAGCAAACCGGATTTTGCCGTCATCCAGCGCCTGGTACAGCTGGGCCTGCCCATTGCGCTGGCGCTGTTTTTTGAGGTGACTCTGTTCGCCGTCGTGGCGCTGCTGGTCTCCCCTTTGGGGATCGTCGACGTAGCTGGCCACCAGATCGCTCTCAACTTCAGCTCGCTGATGTTCGTGTTGCCGCTCTCTCTGGCGGCTGCGGTGACGATTCGCGTCGGTTTCCGTCTCGGTCAGGGGTCGACCCTGGAAGCGCAAACCTCAGCCAGAACCGGCGTGGGCGTCGGAGTTTGTATGGCCGTTATCACCGCGGTTTTCACTATTCTGATGCGCAAGCAAATCGCGCTACTGTACAACGACAACCCCGAGGTGGTGACGCTGGCGTCGCAGCTGATGCTGCTCGCGGCTATCTACCAGATTTCGGATTCCATCCAGGTTATCGGCAGCGGGATCCTGCGCGGCTATAAGGATACGCGCTCTATCTTTTTTATTACCTTTACCGCCTATTGGGTACTGGGATTGCCGAGCGGCTATCTGCTGGCTCTTACCGATATTGTGGTCCCGCGCATGGGGCCCGCCGGTTTCTGGTGCGGATTTATTATCGGCCTGACCTCCGCGGCTATTATGATGATGCTGCGCATGCGATTCCTCCAGCGCCAGCCTTCCAGCATTATTTTGCAACGGGCGGCTCGCTAG
- a CDS encoding general stress protein: MAEHRGGSGNFAEDRDKASEAGRKGGQHSGGNFKNDPQRASEAGKKGGQNSHGGGRKSDNS, translated from the coding sequence ATGGCAGAACATCGTGGTGGTTCCGGTAATTTCGCTGAAGACCGTGATAAAGCATCTGAAGCTGGACGTAAAGGCGGCCAGCACAGCGGCGGGAACTTTAAAAACGATCCGCAACGTGCATCTGAGGCCGGAAAAAAAGGCGGCCAAAATAGTCATGGCGGCGGACGTAAATCTGACAACTCCTGA
- a CDS encoding ferritin-like domain-containing protein, which translates to MTHVEHYHDWLRDAHAMEKQAESMLESMAGRIDNYPDLRSRIEQHLSETKRQITVLEEILDRNHISRSVLKDSMSKIAALGQSIGGMFPSDEIVKGSISGYVFEQFEIACYTSLLAAANQAGDSAAIPAIESILAEERAMADWLLKHIPQTTEQFLLRSDTAGVEAKK; encoded by the coding sequence ATGACTCATGTTGAACATTATCACGACTGGCTGCGCGATGCGCATGCTATGGAAAAGCAGGCAGAATCTATGCTGGAATCCATGGCGGGTCGAATTGATAACTACCCTGACCTGCGCAGCAGAATTGAACAACATCTTAGTGAAACGAAACGCCAGATTACGGTACTGGAAGAAATACTCGACCGTAACCATATTTCCCGCTCGGTACTGAAGGATTCGATGAGCAAGATAGCCGCATTAGGTCAATCCATTGGCGGCATGTTTCCTTCTGATGAAATCGTTAAAGGGTCCATCAGCGGCTATGTTTTCGAGCAATTTGAAATTGCCTGCTATACCTCTCTGCTGGCCGCCGCAAATCAAGCTGGCGACAGCGCCGCAATCCCCGCTATCGAATCGATTCTGGCAGAGGAACGAGCCATGGCCGACTGGCTGCTGAAGCATATCCCGCAAACCACGGAGCAGTTCCTCCTGCGCTCTGATACCGCGGGCGTTGAAGCAAAAAAATGA
- a CDS encoding FAD-NAD(P)-binding protein — MKKIAIIGAGPTGIYTLFSLLQHGEPLDVSIYEQAAEAGVGMPYSDEENSRMMLANIASIEIPPLLCTYLDWLKTQSPAHLARYGVDYDALHDRQFLPRILLGEYFRDRFQQLVARAKAKGFQIQVNESCRVTDLQATEEGVRLWVEDEPIAKAFNLAVIATGHVWPDEEESTRTWFPSPWSGLMEARIPPCRVGIMGTSLSGIDAAMAVAVQHGRFIGSDDDALAFELDDASKALKIVLMSRSGILPEADFYCPIPWEPLSIVTESAVEKAIVEGSDGLLDRIFDLVAQEIELADPRWSENIALRNLNADSFSEAWFRKRQQHNPFHWALANLEEVERNKRAQYTIAWRYVILRLHEAVQAAVPHFNDVDRERFKGGLARVFIDCYAAIPSESIRRLLALREAGVISILALGHDYEMDVQEARTVIRNQENQYTFDVFIDARGQKPLKNKDLPFPHLKEQLLATGEDIPEVGDDYTLLEPSEVRGRIAFAAIPWLMHDQPFVQGITACAEIGTAIARAITQPASRSRRRLSPLDL, encoded by the coding sequence ATGAAGAAAATTGCCATTATCGGCGCAGGTCCAACCGGGATTTATACCCTGTTCTCACTACTTCAGCATGGAGAACCGCTGGACGTGTCAATTTACGAGCAGGCCGCGGAAGCCGGCGTAGGGATGCCTTATAGCGACGAAGAAAATTCACGCATGATGCTGGCAAACATCGCCAGCATTGAAATTCCTCCCCTTCTGTGTACCTATCTCGATTGGCTAAAAACCCAGAGCCCGGCGCATCTTGCGCGCTACGGGGTGGATTATGACGCTTTACACGATCGCCAGTTTTTGCCGCGCATTCTGCTGGGGGAATATTTTCGCGATCGTTTTCAGCAGCTGGTCGCCCGAGCTAAAGCCAAGGGCTTTCAGATACAGGTCAATGAGTCATGCCGGGTCACCGACCTGCAGGCCACCGAAGAAGGCGTCAGACTGTGGGTAGAAGATGAACCGATAGCGAAAGCCTTTAACCTCGCGGTCATCGCCACCGGTCACGTCTGGCCTGATGAAGAGGAGTCTACCCGGACCTGGTTTCCCAGCCCGTGGTCAGGTCTGATGGAGGCCAGAATCCCACCCTGCCGGGTGGGTATTATGGGTACCTCGCTGAGCGGAATTGACGCCGCAATGGCGGTCGCCGTTCAGCACGGCCGTTTTATCGGCTCTGACGACGACGCGCTCGCCTTTGAGCTGGACGATGCCAGCAAGGCGCTAAAAATAGTGCTGATGTCGCGCTCCGGCATCCTTCCCGAAGCCGATTTTTACTGCCCTATTCCCTGGGAGCCGCTCAGCATCGTCACCGAAAGCGCGGTGGAAAAAGCCATCGTCGAAGGGAGCGACGGCCTCCTTGACCGGATATTCGATTTGGTGGCGCAAGAAATCGAGCTCGCCGACCCCAGATGGAGCGAAAACATTGCCCTTCGTAACCTTAATGCCGACAGCTTCAGCGAGGCGTGGTTTCGCAAACGCCAGCAGCACAACCCTTTCCACTGGGCGCTGGCTAACCTTGAGGAAGTGGAGCGTAACAAACGCGCACAATATACGATTGCATGGCGCTACGTCATTCTGCGGCTACATGAAGCCGTGCAGGCAGCGGTTCCCCACTTTAACGACGTTGACCGGGAGCGTTTTAAAGGCGGCCTTGCCCGGGTATTTATCGATTGCTACGCCGCTATTCCCTCTGAGTCTATTCGCCGGTTGCTGGCGCTGCGCGAAGCCGGGGTTATAAGCATTCTCGCTTTAGGCCATGATTATGAGATGGACGTTCAGGAGGCCAGAACGGTGATTCGCAATCAGGAGAATCAATATACGTTTGACGTGTTTATTGATGCCCGAGGGCAAAAACCGCTGAAAAATAAGGACCTGCCCTTCCCGCATCTCAAAGAGCAGCTGCTGGCGACAGGCGAAGACATTCCGGAGGTCGGGGATGACTATACGTTGCTGGAGCCTTCTGAAGTACGTGGACGCATCGCTTTTGCCGCGATCCCATGGCTGATGCATGACCAGCCGTTTGTGCAGGGGATCACCGCCTGCGCGGAAATTGGCACCGCGATAGCCAGAGCGATAACCCAGCCGGCGAGCCGCTCCCGCAGACGTTTATCGCCGCTCGACCTCTAA